TGGAGGAGGAGCGGCGGCTGATGTATGTGGCGGTGACTCGCGCCAGGGAGCGGCTGTACCTGTCATTCGCGCAGAGCCGGATGCTTCATGGCCAGACCCGCTACAACCTGCGCTCACGGTTTCTTGAGGAGATTCCGGCCGGGCTCACCAAGTGGCTCAGTCCGCCGAGTCCGCGTGCTGCGCTTGGTGGTGCGACCGGTGGCGCAGGCGGGGCCTACTTCACGTCGTCCGCAAAACCGGCCGCAACGCAGCGTGAACCGCGGCCGGCGTTTGCCAGTTTGCCCGGCGGTCTGCGCATCGGCCAGAACGTGAGTCACGCCAAGTTCGGGCAGGGCGTGATCGTCGCCGCCGAGGGCGGTGGCAGTGACGCCCGGGTGCAGGTCAATTTCGGCTCGGCCGGGATGAAGTGGCTGCTGCTCGCAGTGGCCAAGCTCGACCCGGCCTGAGGGTCTTCTCGAGGCGGCGGGCCCGCGGGCCCGTGCCGCTCAGGCGCCGTACTTGCGTGCCAGATTGTCGTGCAGGGAGACGAATTCCTGCGCGAGTTTGTGCTTGGGTTCGAGGTGGATCATTGGCTTGGCCTGTTCGTGTGACTCCTTGATCTTCACCGAGGCCGACAGGTAGGGCTCAAGCACGGGCAAGCCTTCATCGATCAGTTCCTGCACCACTTTCTGTGGGAGGCTGGCGCGGGCCTGGAACTGGTTCACCACGATGCCTTCAACTCTGAGGTCGCGGTTGTGGTCGGCCTTGATCTCCTCCACGTTCTCAAGCAGGGAGTAGAGCGCGCGGCGTGAGAAGTCGTCGCAATCGAACGGGATCAGGCACGCGTTGGCGGCAATCAGGGCCGAGCGGGTGTAGAAGTTGAGCGCCGGCGGGGTGTCGATGTAGACGCAGTCGTAGTCCCCGGCAAGTTCATCGAGTGCATCACGCAATTTGTAGATCTTGTAGCGCGATTCCAGCTTGCTTTGCAGCTCTTCCAGCTGTGGGTGGGAGGGCATGACGTGCAGGCCGTCGAAAGGGCTGGCGACGATGAAGTCGCCGGTTGCTTTCGGATTGAGCTTGAAGTTGAGCGTCTGGTCGAAGAAGTCTGCGAGCGTGCTGTCGAGCGAGTCGCCCGATACGCCGAGAAGGTATTGCGTGGAGTTGCCCTGCGGATCGAGGTCGATGACCAGCGTACGCTTGCCCTGTTGGGCGCTGATTGCTGCCAGATTGCAGGTAATGGTGGATTTGCCGACCCCACCTTTCTGATTGAACACCACGCGTCGCATCGTCGATTCCCCTCCGGTTGTTGCGGCATTGTGCCAAAAATCGGCAAACCTATCCCGGATAGCTGTTTTGCGCAGGGCACACCTGCCCAAGCCGCGAGCGCTGCGCTAAACTTCCGACTCGTTATTCATGACCGTTGCAGCCTACTCCCCGGGGCGCTCGGCATGCGGGCCCGGTCGGGTCCGGTCCGTGGCAAGGCAGCTCGTGCCAGAGCAAAAAGAAAACGCTGCGGATGATCGCAATTGGCAGGACAAGGGCAAGCGCCTATTGTCCTGTCCGGATGTTCACGAGAACACCATACTGTACCGAGAGGGAGAACTCATGGATCAGGATTTCATCGCAGCGGCACTGGACTATCACCGTGCGCCGACACGCGGCAAGATTTCGGTCGTGCCCACCAAGGGCCTGACCAACCAGCGCGATCTCGCGCTTGCCTATTCGCCCGGTGTGGCAGCCGCCTGCGATGCCATCGTCGCGGACCCCGCACAGGCACGTGAACTCACCAGCCGTGGCAACCTGGTTGCCGTGGTCACCAACGGCACTGCAGTGCTCGGACTGGGCAATATCGGCCCGCTGGCGTCGAAGCCGGTCATGGAAGGCAAGGGCTGCCTGTTCAAGAAGTTTGCCAATATCGACGTGTTCGATATCGAGCTCAACGAAAATGACCCCGACAAGCTGATCGACATCATCGCTTCGCTTGAGCCGACGCTGGGCGGTATCAACCTCGAGGACATCAAGGCGCCCGAGTGCTTCTACATCGAGAAGAAGCTGCGCGAGCGCATGAAGATTCCGGTCTTCCACGACGATCAGCATGGCACGGCCATCATCTCGTCGGCGGGCCTGATCAACGGTCTCAAGGTTGTCGGCAAGGACATCGCCACCGTGAAGCTGGTGTGTTCCGGCGCCGGCGCGGCCGCCATTGCCTGCCTGGACCTCATGGTCAGCCTTGGTCTGAAGCGTGAGAACGTCTACGTTTGCGACTCCAAGGGCGTGATCTATCAGGGGCGTGACGAGAAGATGGAGCCGACGAAGGCTCGTTATGCTCAGGTCACCGATGCTCGCACCCTGGGTGATGCCATCGTTGGTGCCGACGTCTTCCTCGGTCTGTCCACCGCGGGCGTGCTCAAGCCCGAGATGGTCGCCAATATGGCTGACCAGCCGCTGATCTTCGCGCTGGCAAACCCGAATCCGGAGATTCTGCCCGCCGATGCGAAGGCGGTGCGCCCGGACTGCATCGTGGCGACCGGGCGTTCGGACTTCCCGAACCAGGTCAACAACGTGCTGTGCTTCCCCTTCATCTTCCGTGGCGCGCTCGACGTGGGCGCCAGCACGATCAACGAGGAAATGAAGCTTGCCTGCGTGAAGGCGATCGCCGAGCTGGCTCAGGCGGAGCAGAGCGACATCGTGGCTTCGGCCTATGGCGGCGCGGAACTGACCTTCGGTCCCGACTACATCATCCCCAAGCCATTCGATCCGCGCCTGATCGTGAAGATCGCGCCGGCCGTGGCCCAGGCTGCGATGGATTCCGGTGTTGCGAGCCATCCGATTGAGGACATGCAGGCGTACGCGGCGACGCTGAGCGACTTCGTGTACACGACCGGCATTGTCATGAAGCCGGTGTTCTCGGCAGCCAAGCGCGTGCCGATGGAGCAGAAGCGCGTACTCTACGCCGAGGGCGAGGACGAGCGCGTTCTGCATGCGGCGCGCGTGGCCATCGACGAAGGCCTGGCCCGTCCGATCCTGATCGGTCGCCCCAGTGTGATCGAGATGCGGATCAAGAAGATCGGTCTCAACCTCGTGCCCGAGCGCGACTTCGATATCGTCAATCCGGAATCCGACCCCCGCTATCGCGAGCTGTGCAACGACTACTACCGCATGATGGCCCGTGACGGTGTGACGCCGGATCTGGCCAAGGCCAAGATGCGTCGCGACACGACACTGATCGGCGTGATGCTGCTGCGTCGTGGCGATGCGGATGCGCTGGTGTGCGGCACGTTCGGAACCTATGACTATCACCTGCGTCAGGTGCAGGACGTGATCGGCCTCAAGCCGGGCGCCAAGCAGTTTGCGGCGATGAACCTGCTGTTGCTGCCCAAGCGCATGCTTGCGGTGACCGACACCTACGTCAACGAGAACCCGAATGCGGATGAAGTGGCCGAGATCGCGCTGATGGCGGCTGCCGAGTTGCGCAGTTTCGGTATCGAGCCGCGCGTGGCCCTGCTGTCGCACTCCAATTTCGGCAGCTCGACTTCGGCGTCGGCGCGCAAGATGCGTGCAGCCAGTGAGATCCTGCGTACCACGGCACCCGAACTCGAATGCGATGGCGAGATGCACGGCGATGCAGCACTGTCGCCCGAGATCCGCGCCAAACTGCATCCGGATTCGGCGCTGACGGCAGATGCCAACCTGCTGGTGATGCCAAACCTCGACGCAGCCAACATCTCCTTCAACCTGATGAAGATGGCGAACGGCGACGGCGTGTCGGTTGGTCCAATTCTGCTTGGTGCTGCACAGCCTGTGCATATCCTGACGCCATCGGCCACGGTTCGTCGACTGGTCAACATCACCGCGCTGGCAGTGGTCGATGCCGCCGAACTGAGGCGCTCCAAGGGTGGCTGAGTCCGGTCTGGTGGCCCGCCTCGTGCGGGCCGGCCTGCTTCCCCTTGCGCTGGCCGCGGTTGCGCCTGCGCAGGCGGGGGGCTGGTTGCTTGCGTCGCCCGAGCCCCGAGTGGTGCCCGGGCAGTCGTTTGAACTGATTGTCATCGGTGCGCCCGTGGATGGCGTGTGGCCGGAGCGGCTGCCGGCTCAGGTCGAGCTGCCGGACGGCGGGCCGAGGATTGCGGTCGAACTCGTGCGGGCGAGCTCGCTCGGGGAAACGCAGCGGCGCTACATCGGCCAATGGCCTGGCGAAGTGGTCGGCATGGCAACGCTTTCCCTGCTCGAGTCGCCTTCTGCAAGGCTGATTTTCGATTCGGGAGCCGCGTTGCGGTCACCTGCAGCGTCCGCGCAGGCGGGCAACGTCGCCAAGGCCGGGGCGGTGACCCAGCAGCAACGTTCGGATGAGCCGGTGGCCCCTGCCGCGCTCAGTTTTCACGAACCGATGTATTTCGTCATCGGCGGCACCGACCCGAAGTCGGCGCGCTACCAGATCAGCTTCCGCTACCGTCTGTTCGATGACCAGGGCGTCGTGGCCGAGGGCTTCCCGCTGGTGCGCGGTCTGTATTTCGGCTTTACGCAGACCTCGTTGTGGGACCTGTCATCGGATTCCAAGCCGTTTCGCGATACGAGCTTCCGGCCTTCGCTGTTCTATCAGTGGAAGCTGTCCGATCCCAGCGAGGGGAATTCGGTCGCCCTGGCTGCCGGTTACGAGCACGAGTCCAATGGGCGCGATGAAGAGGATTCGCGCAGTATCGACACCTTGTTTGCGCGTATCGATGCCCGTTACTACTTTCCGAACGGTCGCACCTATCTGGGCGTTGAGCCCAAGGTATGGGGCTACATCGACAAGGACGACAATCCCGATATCACCGACTACCGAGGCTACGCCCAGCTCGGTTTGCGCTTGGGAAGCGACGACGGTCTGATGCTCTCAGCATTGTTGCGCAAGGGCAAGGCGGGCGTGGGCAGCACGCAGCTCGACCTGTCCTATCCGCTGCGCCAGAGCGTGTTTTCCGGGGTCGGCGCGTTCGCGCATCTGCAGTATTTCAACGGGTACGGCGAGACGCTGCTCGATTACAACGTGGGCCGTGGTCCTCAGTTTAGAATCGGGGTTTCGATCGTAAGATAAGGCGTCACCCGGCGGTTTCCGCAGCGGGTGCGCCCGCCAGGAGACCGCCATGCCGCACGCCATCCGCTTTCATCAGACTGGTAAGCCCGAAGTCCTTCAATGGGAGTCGTTCGACCCCGTCGCGCCTGCTGCCGGTGAGGCACGCGTGCGCCATTACGCCGTCGGCCTGAACTACATTGATACCTATCACCGCAGTGGCCTGTATCCGGTCCCCTTGCCTTCGGGCATTGGTCTCGAGGGGGCTGGCGTCGTCGAAGCACTCGGTGACGGGGTCGATGGACTCAAGGTGGGTGACCGCGTCGCGTATGCGGGCGGCCCGCTCGGTGCCTATGCTGAAGTGCGCAATATTCCGGCACACCGTCTGGTCGCGCTTCCCGAGTCGATTTCGTTCGAGCAGGGCGCGGCAATGATGTTGCAGGGCCTGACCGCCGAGTATTTGCTGCGCCGCACGTATCGCGTGCAGCCGGGTGACACCATCCTCATCCACGCCGCTGCGGGCGGGGTGGGACTGATGGTGTGCCAGTGGGCGAAGGCGCTCGGGGCGACGGTGATCGGTACGGTCGGTTCGGACGAAAAGGCCGAGATCGCACGCGCCCACGGTTGCGATCATCCGATTGTCTATACCCGCGAACGCTTTGCCGAACAGGTTCGCTCCATCACCGGTGGACGCGGTGTGCCGGTGGTCTACGACTCGATCGGTGCGGATACCTTCATGGATTCACTGGCCTGCCTGCGGCCCATGGGCATGATGGTGCTGTTCGGCGCAGCATCCGGACCGGTCCCACCTTTCGATTGTGGGCTGCTGGCGAAGATGGGGTCGCTGTTCCTGACCCGTCCGACACTGTTTACCTACACCGCGGAGCGGGACGATCTGGTTGCAATGGCGGCTGATCTGTTCGATGTCGTGAGTGCCGGAAAGCTGAAGATCGAGATCAACCAGCGTTATCCGCTGAGCGAAGCTGCCCGTGCGCATACCGAGCTTGAGGCGCGCCTGACGACGGGTTCCAGCATTCTGTTGCCCTGACCAGTCTGCGGCGGCCCGGGTCGTTTGGTGAGTTTGTGTTTGTTGCAAAGTTGTCGGGTCTGGCATATGTTCCCGGTATGACGCGGTGCAGCATTTTGCGCAATGGAATGGCGTCACGTGTGCTACCGCTCATCTCATGACGACCAGGGAGATCGACAACAATGGAACAGAACACGCTGATTTCGAGCTTGCAATCGACCTTGGGCGGCAGCCTGCCGGGCATACTCGGTGCGCTTGCCATCCTGGCGCTGGGCTGGTTTGCCGCAGTCCTTGTTCGCGCGGGCAGCCGCCGCGTATTGCGGGTCGCGGGCATCAACCAGAAGCTTCAGAGCGGCACCGGGCAGGCGTTCGACCTTGAGTCGATGCTCAGCCTCGGCTTGTTCGGGCTGGTATTGCTGATTACCGTCGTCGCGGTACTCAACATCCTCGATCTGGAGAGTCTGTCGTCTCCGTTCGCGGCCTTGCTGGCCCAGATCACCACCTACCTGCCACATCTGCTGGCGGGCGCCATTCTTTCGGTGGTCGCCTGGGTA
This genomic interval from Parazoarcus communis contains the following:
- a CDS encoding ParA family protein yields the protein MRRVVFNQKGGVGKSTITCNLAAISAQQGKRTLVIDLDPQGNSTQYLLGVSGDSLDSTLADFFDQTLNFKLNPKATGDFIVASPFDGLHVMPSHPQLEELQSKLESRYKIYKLRDALDELAGDYDCVYIDTPPALNFYTRSALIAANACLIPFDCDDFSRRALYSLLENVEEIKADHNRDLRVEGIVVNQFQARASLPQKVVQELIDEGLPVLEPYLSASVKIKESHEQAKPMIHLEPKHKLAQEFVSLHDNLARKYGA
- a CDS encoding NADP-dependent malic enzyme; translation: MDQDFIAAALDYHRAPTRGKISVVPTKGLTNQRDLALAYSPGVAAACDAIVADPAQARELTSRGNLVAVVTNGTAVLGLGNIGPLASKPVMEGKGCLFKKFANIDVFDIELNENDPDKLIDIIASLEPTLGGINLEDIKAPECFYIEKKLRERMKIPVFHDDQHGTAIISSAGLINGLKVVGKDIATVKLVCSGAGAAAIACLDLMVSLGLKRENVYVCDSKGVIYQGRDEKMEPTKARYAQVTDARTLGDAIVGADVFLGLSTAGVLKPEMVANMADQPLIFALANPNPEILPADAKAVRPDCIVATGRSDFPNQVNNVLCFPFIFRGALDVGASTINEEMKLACVKAIAELAQAEQSDIVASAYGGAELTFGPDYIIPKPFDPRLIVKIAPAVAQAAMDSGVASHPIEDMQAYAATLSDFVYTTGIVMKPVFSAAKRVPMEQKRVLYAEGEDERVLHAARVAIDEGLARPILIGRPSVIEMRIKKIGLNLVPERDFDIVNPESDPRYRELCNDYYRMMARDGVTPDLAKAKMRRDTTLIGVMLLRRGDADALVCGTFGTYDYHLRQVQDVIGLKPGAKQFAAMNLLLLPKRMLAVTDTYVNENPNADEVAEIALMAAAELRSFGIEPRVALLSHSNFGSSTSASARKMRAASEILRTTAPELECDGEMHGDAALSPEIRAKLHPDSALTADANLLVMPNLDAANISFNLMKMANGDGVSVGPILLGAAQPVHILTPSATVRRLVNITALAVVDAAELRRSKGG
- a CDS encoding quinone oxidoreductase family protein, with translation MPHAIRFHQTGKPEVLQWESFDPVAPAAGEARVRHYAVGLNYIDTYHRSGLYPVPLPSGIGLEGAGVVEALGDGVDGLKVGDRVAYAGGPLGAYAEVRNIPAHRLVALPESISFEQGAAMMLQGLTAEYLLRRTYRVQPGDTILIHAAAGGVGLMVCQWAKALGATVIGTVGSDEKAEIARAHGCDHPIVYTRERFAEQVRSITGGRGVPVVYDSIGADTFMDSLACLRPMGMMVLFGAASGPVPPFDCGLLAKMGSLFLTRPTLFTYTAERDDLVAMAADLFDVVSAGKLKIEINQRYPLSEAARAHTELEARLTTGSSILLP
- a CDS encoding phospholipase A, which translates into the protein MAESGLVARLVRAGLLPLALAAVAPAQAGGWLLASPEPRVVPGQSFELIVIGAPVDGVWPERLPAQVELPDGGPRIAVELVRASSLGETQRRYIGQWPGEVVGMATLSLLESPSARLIFDSGAALRSPAASAQAGNVAKAGAVTQQQRSDEPVAPAALSFHEPMYFVIGGTDPKSARYQISFRYRLFDDQGVVAEGFPLVRGLYFGFTQTSLWDLSSDSKPFRDTSFRPSLFYQWKLSDPSEGNSVALAAGYEHESNGRDEEDSRSIDTLFARIDARYYFPNGRTYLGVEPKVWGYIDKDDNPDITDYRGYAQLGLRLGSDDGLMLSALLRKGKAGVGSTQLDLSYPLRQSVFSGVGAFAHLQYFNGYGETLLDYNVGRGPQFRIGVSIVR